One part of the Hydra vulgaris chromosome 01, alternate assembly HydraT2T_AEP genome encodes these proteins:
- the LOC136074447 gene encoding uncharacterized protein LOC136074447, with amino-acid sequence MVNCWNEDDWIKNIRMSKAAFNYLCKEVSPFMPIQGTNFRKSLPLEMKLAVTLYFLSGSADYRTIANLFGLGKSTVCTIVHRICKHFVDNLMKKYISLPSREETMEIIVSFEKLYGFPQVVGAVDGCHIRIKAPHKNSEDYINRKEYHSIILQGLVDSKYLFRDIFVGWTGKSHDSRVFKNSPLYKECLARTFLPTNLSKIIDNIEIGPLILGDSAYPLKNWLMKPYSDRGNLSIEEAKFNVSLSKCRVVVENGFGRLKGRFQCLLKRLDTTVEHTVNIVTTCCILHNFCTLTKQKYLNEWIEQTEIDLVNPILNHSCIELDNKAEFIRNSIKKHYFTTV; translated from the coding sequence ATGGTAAACTGTTGGAACGAAGATGATTGGATAAAAAACATAAGAATGTCTAAAGCAGCCTTTAATTATCTGTGCAAGGAAGTTTCACCTTTTATGCCTATACAAGGCACTAACTTTCGTAAATCTTTGCCTTTAGAAATGAAGTTAGCTGTGacactttactttttaagtgGATCTGCAGATTACCGAACAATAGCCAATTTATTTGGCTTAGGAAAATCAACTGTTTGTACAATAGTTCACagaatttgtaaacattttgttGATAACTTAATGAAGAAATACATTTCCTTACCCTCAAGGGAAGAAACAATGGAGATTATagtaagttttgaaaaattatatggTTTTCCACAAGTAGTTGGAGCAGTTGATGGATGTCACATAAGAATAAAGGCTCCTCATAAAAATTCAGAGGACTATATAAACAGAAAAGAATATCACTCCATTATTTTACAGGGATTGGTAGACAGCAAGTATTTATTTAGAGATATTTTTGTAGGGTGGACTGGCAAATCACACGATTCaagggtttttaaaaattctcccTTATATAAAGAGTGTCTGGCTAGAACCTTTTTACCtacaaacttatctaaaataattgataatattgaaattggTCCTCTTATCCTTGGTGATTCAGCATATCCCCTTAAAAATTGGCTTATGAAACCTTACTCAGATCGTGGAAATCTTAGTATAGAAGAAGCAAAGTTTAACGTTTCTCTTAGTAAATGTCGTGTGGTGGTGGAGAATGGATTTGGAAGATTAAAAGGTCGATTTCAATGTCTTTTAAAGAGATTAGATACAACAGTTGAACACACAGTCAATATTGTTACAACATGTTGTATACTACATAACTTCTGTACTTTGACAaagcaaaagtatttaaatgaaTGGATTGAACAAACAGAAATTGACTTAGTAAACCCTATATTAAACCACAGTTGCATTGAACTTGACAATAAAGCTGAGTTTATTAGAAAttccataaaaaaacattattttacaacTGTTTAg